The Flavobacterium johnsoniae genomic sequence GGAGGAACAATGCGTTTAGGTGCTTGGAAATGTGATATTAAACCAAACACTTTAGCACACAAAATTTACGGAGAAAAAACTATTTCGGAGCGTCACCGTCACCGTTATGAGTACAATAATAAATATGCTGATGAATTGCAAAAAGCTGGTTTAAAAGCTTCTGGAGTTAATCCTGATACAGGTTTGGTTGAAATCGTAGAGCTTGAAAATCACCCATTCTTCATTGGTGTACAATACCATCCGGAATACAAAAGTACGGTTGCAAATCCGCACCCTATTTTTGTAAACTTTGTGGCTGCGGCAGTAAATGCGCATAAAAAACAGTAATTAATATTTTGAGAAACTTGTAACTTTTGAGATAAACTCATTACTAATAAGCTTCAATGAATAACTTTTTTAAATAATAATGGAAGAAAAAAAATTAGACTTTAATTCAATCATTGGTTTTGTATTGATATTTGGAATTTTGATTTGGATTATGTACCAAAATCAGCCTTCTGAAAAAGAAATTGCTGCTGAAAAAGCCAAGAAAGAATTAGTTGCTAAACAAGAAGCACAAGCAAAAGCTGATAAAGCTAAAACGGCATCATTACCAGCTGCGGCTGTAACTCCTGGAGATACACTTCAATTGGCAAAATTGCAAAAAACTTTAGGAGGATTTGCTTATTCTGCAACACTTCCTTCTGCAAAAGAAGCTTTTACAACTATTGAAAACGAAAAGATTAAACTTAAAATCGCTAATAAAGGTGGTTATATTGTTGAAGCTACTTTAAAAGAATTCGAAAGATTTAAAAAAGGTTCAGGTCAATTAGTTGAGTTAATCAAAAACAACAATTCAAGTTTAAATCTACAACTTCTTACTACAGATAACAGAACTTTAAATTCTAAAGATTTGTATTTCGAACCAACATTAGAAAAAATCGGTGCAGACCAAGTTTTATCTATGCGTTTGAAAGCCGGAGCTAATGAATTTTTAGAATACAAATATATTTTAAAACCAAACGATTATTTAGTTGGTTTTGATATTCGTTCTCAAGGTTTGAACAGAGTTTTAAATTCTGCTAAACCAGTTGATTTGCAATGGGATTTAAAAACATACAGAAATGAGAAAAGTATTGCTTACGAAAATCGTTATGCTCAAATTGATTACAAGTACAACGAATCAAAATACAATAACGTAAGTTCGCACGGACAAGGTAAAGAAGAAACTCCTGAAAAAGTAAGTTATGTAGCTTTCAAACAGCATTTCTTTACTACTATTTTATCTACAGAAAAACCTTTTGAAACTTCAAAATTACAATCTGATGATTTAGTTAAGGATGAAAAAATTGATACTGTTTTTACAAAACAGTTTAGAGCAAATTTACCGTTAGCATTTACAAATGGAGAGATCGATTACAAAATGAATTTGTATATGGGTCCTGCGGATTATAAGACTTTAAAAGCTTACGATAAAAACTTCGAAAAAATCATTCCATTAGGATGGGGAATTTTCGGATGGATTAACAAATGGATTTTTATTCCATTATTTGGATTCTTAAGTTCTACAATTGGATTGGCTTTAGGAATTGCAATTATCATTTTTACAATTATCATCAAATTGGCTATGTCGCCAATTACATATAAGTCATTCTTGTCTCAGGCTAAAATGAAAGTTTTAAGACCTGATATTGCAGAGTTGGGAGAAAAATTCAAAAAAGACCCAATGAAGAAACAACAGGAAACTATGAAATTGTACAACAAAGCGGGCGTAAACCCAATGGCAGGATGTATTCCAGCATTGATTCAGTTGCCGTTTATGTATGCATCGTTCCAGTTTTTCCCTGCTGCTTTTGAATTAAGACAAAAAAGCTTCCTTTGGGCAGACGATTTATCATCTTTTGACTCAGTTGTAAAACTACCATTTACTATTCCGATGTATGGAGATCATATCAGCTTGTTTCCGATTTTGGCAGCAATTGCAATTTTCTTCTACATGAAAATGACATCTGGAGATCAGCAAATGGCAGCTCCTCAACAAGAAGGTATGCCAGATATGGCAAAAATGATGAAAATCATGATTTATGTTTCGCCATTAATGATGTTAATTTTCTTCAATAATTACGGTTCTGGTTTGAGTTTGTATAACTTTATTTCAAACTTAATTACAATCGGAATTATGTTTGTAATCAAAAATTACATTGTAGATAGTGAAAAAATTCACGCTCAGATTCAAGAAAACAAATTAAAAGAGCCTAAAAAGCCAAGTAAATTCCAGCAGCGTCTTAACGAAGTAATGGAACAACAAGAAGCAGCAAAAGCTCAGAATAAGAAAAAATAATTCTCAATAAAAAAATCTCGATTTAATCGGGATTTTTTTATACCAATATAATTTATAATTTAGATTTTCGTTAAGCTTAAAATAAAACTATATCTATGATCTCAAAAAAAATCATACTTGCATTTTTGTTTCTTTCTTCATTCTTTTTGAATGCGCAAACAGATGTAAATAAAGTTGATGCGGCAGGAAAAAAAGATGGACTTTGGAAAGGAACTTACGCCGAATCTAAACGACCTCGTTACGAAGGAACTTTTGATCACGGAAAAGAAACCGGTATTTTTAAGTTTTTTGATGATACTAAAAAAGGAGATGTAATTGCGACAAGAGATTTTAGTACTAATGATGGCAGTTCTTATACTATTTTCTACGATCAGAATAAAAATAAGGTAAGTGAGGGGAAAGAGGTTGGGAAATCTCGTGAAGGAGAATGGAAATACTATCATAAAGCTTCTAAAGTTTTAATGACGGTTGAAAATTATAAGAATGGGAAATTAGAAGGCGCAAGAACTATTTATTATCCAAATGCTCAAATTGCAGAAGAGATGATGTATAAAAATGGTTTAAAAGAAGGAACTTATAAAAAAATAGGTCAAGACGGAACGCTTTTGGAAGAATCTAACTTTAAAAATAATGAATATAACGGTGATGCTGTTTTTTACGATTCAGATAAATCTGTTGCTTCTAAAGGAAAATTTGTAAATGGTAAAAAAGCTGGAATTTGGCAGTTTTATCAAAAAGGAAAATTAGTGAAAGAAGTAAATATGAGCGATCCTAAAAATACAAATAAAGCTTCTGAGAAAGGTTCTGCACCGAAAAAATAATAGTACAATAGCTTTTTCCCTTAAATAAAAATAAAATGGACAAAGAATAAATTGTTTACATTTGAGTAACCAATTTATTTTGATTTATGGATTTAAACGAACTTTTAGGACGATTTCTGCTTCTGTTTTTTTCGATTTTGGTTCTGTATTTTTTCTCCAACCGAAAAGATAATGCCACCATAAATCCATTAATGGTTACTGTGGGACTCTGCACATTTTCGCTTTGTTATCTTTTTACAAAAATTGAAATTGGTGTTGGAATTGGATTTGGTTTATTTGCCATTTTTTCCATTCTTAGATTTAGAACACAATCTTTTACTGTAAACGCTATTATTTTTCTTTTTGCGACGATTACATTATCGATTTTAGATATTATGTATCCGTTTGAAAAGATTGAACTATTGTTGTTTTTTCAAATTATTATTATCGGATTTTATATTGTCGCTTCAATTATTGTTAATAAAAAAGCTTCAAAATATCTGAATTCTGTAGATGTGAAAATTCCGCTTGACGATAACTTTTCTTTAAATCAGGAATTCATTAGAAAATCAATTCAAGAGAAAATTAAAATTGAAGAATTTGATTTTAGAATTGTCTTAATCAATACGACGGCAAACGAAATAGATTTATTGGTTTTCTATTAATCGTTAAAAGGACGAACTTGTTTAATATATAAATCTCTTTTTTCGCCCACAATTTTGAACTCAATATCGACAGGATGAAATTGATTTTTGCGCCAATATCGATACATTTTAGTTTCAATTTTTTTACTGACATTAAAAATATTGCTCATTTCTTTTCGGCTTAGTAAAGGTTCGTTATTATTCAAATTAGAATTTGAAGTATAGTCGATATCAAAATCGGTGTCGTCTTTTCCATCATTAAAATGATAAGCAACAAATTGCTCACAGATTTCGCCTTTTTCTGGTTTTACAACTGAGTTTTCACCTTTTTGAACATTAACCGTAATGCCAGGAAAATTTTCTCTAAAAATATTTTTCGTAATAATTACGCCATTTGCTAATTCGTCGGGAAAAGAACGATGCACTAAAACTCCCATGGAAATATTCTGCTGATCAATTCCGAAAAGTTCTCTTTCGTTGTAAGAAGCTTCATTCCAAACACTTGCCCAAACTTGTTTTATTGCCTTTTCGAAAGTTTT encodes the following:
- the yidC gene encoding membrane protein insertase YidC codes for the protein MEEKKLDFNSIIGFVLIFGILIWIMYQNQPSEKEIAAEKAKKELVAKQEAQAKADKAKTASLPAAAVTPGDTLQLAKLQKTLGGFAYSATLPSAKEAFTTIENEKIKLKIANKGGYIVEATLKEFERFKKGSGQLVELIKNNNSSLNLQLLTTDNRTLNSKDLYFEPTLEKIGADQVLSMRLKAGANEFLEYKYILKPNDYLVGFDIRSQGLNRVLNSAKPVDLQWDLKTYRNEKSIAYENRYAQIDYKYNESKYNNVSSHGQGKEETPEKVSYVAFKQHFFTTILSTEKPFETSKLQSDDLVKDEKIDTVFTKQFRANLPLAFTNGEIDYKMNLYMGPADYKTLKAYDKNFEKIIPLGWGIFGWINKWIFIPLFGFLSSTIGLALGIAIIIFTIIIKLAMSPITYKSFLSQAKMKVLRPDIAELGEKFKKDPMKKQQETMKLYNKAGVNPMAGCIPALIQLPFMYASFQFFPAAFELRQKSFLWADDLSSFDSVVKLPFTIPMYGDHISLFPILAAIAIFFYMKMTSGDQQMAAPQQEGMPDMAKMMKIMIYVSPLMMLIFFNNYGSGLSLYNFISNLITIGIMFVIKNYIVDSEKIHAQIQENKLKEPKKPSKFQQRLNEVMEQQEAAKAQNKKK
- a CDS encoding toxin-antitoxin system YwqK family antitoxin is translated as MISKKIILAFLFLSSFFLNAQTDVNKVDAAGKKDGLWKGTYAESKRPRYEGTFDHGKETGIFKFFDDTKKGDVIATRDFSTNDGSSYTIFYDQNKNKVSEGKEVGKSREGEWKYYHKASKVLMTVENYKNGKLEGARTIYYPNAQIAEEMMYKNGLKEGTYKKIGQDGTLLEESNFKNNEYNGDAVFYDSDKSVASKGKFVNGKKAGIWQFYQKGKLVKEVNMSDPKNTNKASEKGSAPKK
- a CDS encoding DUF4956 domain-containing protein, which translates into the protein MDLNELLGRFLLLFFSILVLYFFSNRKDNATINPLMVTVGLCTFSLCYLFTKIEIGVGIGFGLFAIFSILRFRTQSFTVNAIIFLFATITLSILDIMYPFEKIELLLFFQIIIIGFYIVASIIVNKKASKYLNSVDVKIPLDDNFSLNQEFIRKSIQEKIKIEEFDFRIVLINTTANEIDLLVFY